The Catharus ustulatus isolate bCatUst1 chromosome 16, bCatUst1.pri.v2, whole genome shotgun sequence genome window below encodes:
- the ARPC1B gene encoding actin-related protein 2/3 complex subunit 1B, which yields MAYHSFLLEPISCHAWNKDRTQIALCPNNHEVHIYRKDGAKWSKVHELKEHNGQVTGIDWAPESNRLVTCGTDRNAYVWTLKGNVWKPTLVILRINRAARCVKWSPKENKFAVGSGSRLISICYFEQENDWWVCKHIKKPIRSTVLSLDWHPNNVLLAAGSCDFKCRIFSAYIKEVEERPSPTPWGSKMPFGELMFESSSSCGWVHSICFSASGSRVAWVSHDSTLCLADAGKKMAVASLCTETLPLLAVTFITENSLVAAGHDCCPMLFTYEESQGTLTFGGKLDVPKQSSQRGLTARERFQNLDKKASSDTANATLDTLHKNSISQISVLTGGKDKCSQFCTTGMDGGMSIWDVKSLESALKDLKIK from the exons ATGGCCTACCACAGCTTCCTGCTGGAGCCCATCAGCTGCCACGCCTGGAACAAGGACCGCACCC AGATCGCCCTGTGCCCCAACAACCACGAGGTTCACATCTACCGCAAGGACGGGGCCAAGTGGAGCAAAGTCCACGAGCTGAAGGAGCACAACGGGCAGgtgacag GCATCGACTGGGCCCCTGAGAGCAACCGGCTGGTGACGTGCGGCACCGACCGCAACGCCTACGTGTGGACCCTCAAGGGCAACGTCTGGAAGCCCACCCTGGTGATCCTGCGCATCAACCGCGCCGCCCGCTGCGTCAAGTGGTCCCCCAAGGAGAACAAATTCGCTGTGGGCAGCGGCTCCCGCCTCATCTCCATCTGCTACTTTGAGCAGGAGAACGActg GTGGGTTTGCAAGCACATCAAGAAGCCCATCCGCTCCACAGTGCTCAGCCTTGACTGGCACCCCAACAACGttctcctggctgctggctcctgtgaCTTCAAGTgcag GATCTTCTCAGCCTACATCAAGGAGGTGGAGGAGAGGCCCAGCCCCACACCCTGGGGCTCCAAGATGCCCTTTGGGGAGCTGATGTTCgagtccagcagcagctgtgggtgggTGCACAGCATCTGCTTCTCAGCCAGTGGCTCCCGTGTGGCCTGGGTGAGCCATGacagcaccctgtgcctcgCTGATGCTGGCAAGAAGATGGc CGTTGCCTCCCTGTGCACCGAGACGCTGCCCCTGCTGGCTGTCACCTTCATCACCGAGAACAGCCTGGTGGCCGCG GGCCACGACTGCTGCCCCATGCTGTTCACCTACGAGGAGAGCCAGGGCACCCTGACCTTTGGGGGGAAGCTGGATGTCCCCAAGCAGAGCTCCCAGCGTGGCCTCACCGCCCGCGAGCGCTTCCAGAACCTGGACAAGAAGGCGAGCTCGGACACGGCCAACGCCACCCTGGACACCCTGCACAAGAACAGCATCAG CCAGATCTCAGTGCTGACAGGAGGGAAGGACAAGTGCTCCCAGTTCTGTACCACGGGGATGGACGGGGGCATGAGCATCTGGGATGTCAAG AGCCTGGAGTCAGCGCTGAAGGATCTCAAGATCAAATGA
- the PDAP1 gene encoding 28 kDa heat- and acid-stable phosphoprotein, with the protein MPKGRKGGHKGRARQYTSPEEIDAQLQAEKQKAREEEEQEEGGEGATGDPKKEKKSLDSDESDEDDEDYQQKRKGVEGLIDIENPNRVIQTTKKVTQLDLDGPKELSRREREEIEKQKAKERYMKMHLAGKTEQAKADLARLAIIRKQREEAARKKEEERKAKDEAAMAGKRLQSLSLNK; encoded by the exons aTGCCGAAAG GTAGAAAAGGAGGCCACAAAGGCCGAGCAAGGCAGTACACGAGTCCTGAGGAGATTGATGCCCAGCTccaagcagaaaagcaaaaggcaagG gaagaggaagagcaagaagaaggaggggaaggagcaacAGGGGACCctaaaaaggagaagaaatctTTAGATTCGGATGAGagtgatgaagatgatgaggatTATCAG CAAAAGCGCAAAGGAGTGGAGGGGTTGATAGACATAGAGAACCCCAACCGTGTCATTCAGACAACCAAAAAGGTCACTCAGCTGGACCTGGATGGACCCAAGGAGCTCTCACGGCGAGAGAG AGAGGAAATAGagaagcaaaaggcaaaagaaagatACATGAAAATGCACCTAGCTGGGAAAACAGAGCAAGCCAAGGCAGACCTTGCCCGATTAGCCATCATCCGGAAGCAAAGGGAAGAAGCTGccagaaagaaggaagaagaaagaaaag caAAAGACGAAGCGGCCATGGCAGGTAAAAGACTGCAGTCACTATCCCTTAACAAGTAA